In Pochonia chlamydosporia 170 chromosome Unknown PCv3seq00008, whole genome shotgun sequence, the following proteins share a genomic window:
- a CDS encoding heterokaryon incompatibility protein (HET) domain-containing protein: protein MQLEMVEAQRATSSTANWHRRASQFPSFSHVVDEICVMNIRSWLAHCQVDTAHSKCRPASFHWPTFPGVQFRVIDVFRRCITVCPDGCQYLALSYVWGGVDQPKLILEVLDRLMQEGGLDVIWTRIPQTVRDAIAFCQQIGERYLWVDALCIIQDYPRDMRLSILRMRQVYAAAKCTLGAISASSAEASILNNFTTHKWTCLTVESLHKLIEKSPWSQRAWCYQEKVLSRRMIFFTTDGLYMQCQAITYNGMGTSLVSETDRATDTRQV from the coding sequence ATGCAGTTGGAGATGGTAGAAGCTCAGCGTGCGACGTCTTCTACTGCGAACTGGCACAGGCGGGCCTCTCAatttccttctttctctcACGTCGTCGATGAGATATGCGTAATGAACATTCGCTCTTGGTTGGCTCACTGTCAAGTAGATACTGCACATAGCAAATGCAGACCAGCGTCCTTTCATTGGCCGACTTTTCCTGGCGTTCAATTTCGAGTGATTGATGTCTTTCGGCGCTGCATCACTGTCTGTCCAGATGGATGCCAATACCTTGCATTATCGTACGTATGGGGTGGTGTTGATCAGCCAAAGCTCATATTGGAGGTGTTGGATAGGCTAATGCAAGAGGGCGGCCTTGATGTTATTTGGACGCGCATTCCTCAAACGGTCAGAGATGCAATCGCATTCTGCCAGCAAATTGGGGAGCGATATTTATGGGTTGACGCGCTGTGCATCATACAAGACTATCCCCGGGATATGAGGCTATCAATTTTGCGTATGAGACAGGTTTATGCGGCTGCTAAATGCACACTTGGTGCGATCTCTGCTAGCAGTGCTGAGGCGAGTATACTGAACAACTTCACAACCCACAAATGGACTTGTCTAACGGTCGAATCTCTCCATAAACTGATCGAAAAGTCACCTTGGAGTCAGCGTGCTTGGTGCTACCAAGAAAAGGTTCTCTCACGCCGCATGATCTTCTTCACCACAGACGGACTGTACATGCAATGTCAAGCTATTACATACAACGGTATGGGAACGTCCTTAGTTAGCGAGACAGACAGGGCAACCGACACCAGACAGGTATAA